A part of Patagioenas fasciata isolate bPatFas1 chromosome 30, bPatFas1.hap1, whole genome shotgun sequence genomic DNA contains:
- the CHRNB2 gene encoding neuronal acetylcholine receptor subunit beta-2 has product MALLRVLCLLAALRRGLGTDTEERLVEYLLDPARYNKLIRPATNGSELVTVQLMVSLAQLISVHEREQIMTTNVWLTQEWEDYRLTWRPEDFDNMKKVRLPSKHIWLPDVVLYNNADGMYEVSFYSNAVISYDGSIFWLPPAIYKSACKIEVKHFPFDQQNCTMKFRSWTYDRTEIDLVLKSEVASLDDFTPSGEWDIVALPGRRNENPEDSTYVDITYDFIIRRKPLFYTINLIIPCILITSLAILVFYLPSDCGEKMTLCISVLLALTVFLLLISKIVPPTSLDVPLVGKYLMFTMVLVTFSIVTSVCVLNVHHRSPTTHTMPPWVRTLFLHKLPALLFMKQPRQNCARQRLRQRRHTQDRAAAAATAATTLFLRAGACYANPGAAKAEGLNGYRERQGRAPGAGGCGCGLEEAVDGVRFIADHMRSEDDDQSVSEDWKYVAMVIDRLFLWIFVFVCVFGTVGMFLQPLFQNYATNSLLNRGQGAPTSK; this is encoded by the exons ATGGCGCTGCTCCGCGTCCTCTGCCTCCTCGCCGCCCTCAGAC GCGGGCTGGGCACGGACACGGAGGAGCGGCTGGTGGAGTATCTGCTGGACCCCGCGCGCTACAACAAGCTGATCCGCCCGGCCACCAACGGCTCCGAGCTGGTGACGGTGCAGCTCATGGTGTCCCTGGCGCAGCTCATCAGCGTG CACGAGCGGGAGCAGATCATGACCACCAACGTCTGGCTGACCCAG gagtgGGAGGATTATCGCCTGACCTGGAGGCCGGAGGACTTCGATAACATGAAGAAGGTCCGGCTGCCCTCCAAGCACATCTGGCTGCCCGACGTCGTGCTCTACAACAA CGCCGACGGGATGTACGAGGTGTCGTTCTACTCCAACGCCGTCATCTCGTACGACGGCAGCATCTTCTGGCTGCCGCCCGCCATCTACAAGAGCGCCTGCAAGATCGAGGTGAAGCATTTCCCCTTCGACCAGCAGAACTGCACCATGAAGTTCCGCTCCTGGACCTACGACCGCACCGAGATCGACCTGGTGCTCAAGAGCGAGGTGGCCAGCCTGGACGACTTCACGCCCAGCGGAGAGTGGGACATCGTGGCGCTGCCGGGCCGGCGCAACGAGAACCCCGAGGATTCCACCTACGTGGACATCACCTACGACTTCATCATCCGGCGCAAGCCGCTGTTCTACACCATCAACCTCATCATCCCCTGCATCCTCATCACCTCCCTGGCCATCCTGGTCTTCTACCTCCCCTCCGACTGCGGTGAGAAGATGACGCTGTGCATCTCGGTCCTCCTCGCCCTCACCGTCTTCCTCCTGCTCATCTCCAAGATCGTGCCGCCCACCTCGCTGGACGTGCCGCTGGTGGGCAAGTACCTCATGTTCACCATGGTGCTGGTGACCTTCTCCATCGTCACCAGCGTCTGCGTCCTCAACGTGCACCACCGCTCGCCCACCACGCACACCATGCCGCCCTGGGTCCGCACGCTCTTCCTCCACAAGCTCCCGGCGCTGCTCTTCATGAAGCAGCCGCGGCAGAACTGCGCCCGCCAGCGCCTGCGCCAGCGCCGGCACACCCAggaccgcgccgccgccgccgccaccgccgccaccACCCTGTTCCTGCGGGCCGGCGCCTGCTACGCCAACCCCGGCGCCGCCAAGGCCGAGGGGCTCAACGGGTACCGGGAGCGGCAGGGCCGGGCGCCGGGGgccggcggctgcggctgcgggcTGGAGGAGGCGGTGGACGGCGTGCGCTTCATCGCCGACCACATGCGCAGCGAGGACGACGACCAGAGC GTGAGCGAGGACTGGAAGTACGTGGCCATGGTCATCGACCGCCTCTTCCTCTGGATCTTCGTCTTCGTCTGCGTGTTCGGCACCGTGGGCATGTTCCTGCAGCCGCTCTTCCAGAACTACGCCACCAACTCCCTGCTCAACCGCGGCCAGGGCGCCCCCACCTCCAAATAA
- the UBE2Q1 gene encoding ubiquitin-conjugating enzyme E2 Q1 isoform X3, with protein MQRAGPEEAAGSQAAAGGGGGGGGGRSGAEAAVAAAAPLPPLPAPSGRLLKRELRLLESIFHRGHERFRIGSACPDEISCEFVPGTGARAGASASRGPPPGPVRIHCNITEAYPAVPPIWSVESDDPNLAAILERLADVRKGNTLLLQHLKRIISDLCKLYNLPQHPDVEMLDQPLPAEQNTQEEVSSEEEDEEMPEDTEDLDHYEMKEEEPADGKKTEDEGIGKENLAILEKIKKNQRQDYLNGAVSGSVQATDRLMKELRDIYRSPSFKGGYYAVELVNDSLYDWNVKLLKVDEDSALHNDLQILKEKEGTDFILLNFSFKDNFPFDPPFVRVVSPVLSGGRSGAWGRLCLSLL; from the exons ATGCAGCGGGCGGGgccggaggaggcggcggggtcgcaggcggcggcggggggaggaggcggaggaggcggcgggcggaGTGGGGCcgaggcggcggtggcggcggccgcCCCtctcccgccgctccccgccccgagCGGGCGGCTCCTGAAGCGGGAGCTGCGGCTGCTCGAGTCCATTTTCCACCGGGGCCACGAGCGGTTCCGCATCGGCAGCGCCTGCCCGGACGAGATCAGCTGCGAGTTCGTGCCGGGGACCGGGGCCCGCGCCGGGGCCTCCGCGTCCCGGGGGCCGCCACCGGGGCCCGTCCGCATCCACTGCAACATCACG GAGGCTTACCCAGCCGTTCCCCCGATCTGGTCGGTGGAGTCGGACGACCCCAACCTGGCAGCCATCCTGGAGCGGCTGGCGGACGTCAGGAAGGGGAACACGCTG ctTCTGCAGCACCTGAAGCGAATAATCTCCGACCTGTGCAAACTCTACAACCTCCCCCAACACCCCGACGTGGAGATGCTGGACCAGCCTCTGCCGGCCGAACAG aACACGCAGGAGGAGGTGTCCTCGGAGGAGGAAGACGAGGAGATGCCGGAG gacaccgAGGACCTGGATCACTATGAGATGAAAGAGGAGGAGCCGGCGGATGGGAAGAAGACGGAGGACGAAGGCATCGGCAAGGAGAACCTGGCCATCTTAGAGAAGATCAAAAAGAACCAGAGGCAAGATTACTTAAAT GGCGCAGTGTCTGGGTCTGTGCAGGCCACCGACCGGCTGATGAAGGAGCTCAGGGATATTTACCGCTCGCCAAGTTTCAAGGGGG GATACTATGCAGTGGAATTGGTGAACGACAGCCTGTACGATTGGAACGTCAAACTCCTCAA GGTTGACGAGGACAGCGCTTTGCACAACGATCTCCAGATCctcaaagagaaagaaggaacggATTTCATCCTCCTCAACTTCTCCTTTAAG GACAACTTCCCCTTCGACCCGCCCTTCGTGAGGGTCGTGTCCCCGGTGCTCTCGGGGGG CCGGAGCGGCGCATGGGGGAGGTTGTGTCTGTCCCTACTGTAA
- the UBE2Q1 gene encoding ubiquitin-conjugating enzyme E2 Q1 isoform X1, translated as MQRAGPEEAAGSQAAAGGGGGGGGGRSGAEAAVAAAAPLPPLPAPSGRLLKRELRLLESIFHRGHERFRIGSACPDEISCEFVPGTGARAGASASRGPPPGPVRIHCNITEAYPAVPPIWSVESDDPNLAAILERLADVRKGNTLLLQHLKRIISDLCKLYNLPQHPDVEMLDQPLPAEQNTQEEVSSEEEDEEMPEDTEDLDHYEMKEEEPADGKKTEDEGIGKENLAILEKIKKNQRQDYLNGAVSGSVQATDRLMKELRDIYRSPSFKGGYYAVELVNDSLYDWNVKLLKVDEDSALHNDLQILKEKEGTDFILLNFSFKDNFPFDPPFVRVVSPVLSGGYVLGGGAICMELLTKQGWSSAYSIESVIMQISATLVKGKARVQFGANKNQYSLTRAQQSYKSLVQIHEKNGWYTPPKEDG; from the exons ATGCAGCGGGCGGGgccggaggaggcggcggggtcgcaggcggcggcggggggaggaggcggaggaggcggcgggcggaGTGGGGCcgaggcggcggtggcggcggccgcCCCtctcccgccgctccccgccccgagCGGGCGGCTCCTGAAGCGGGAGCTGCGGCTGCTCGAGTCCATTTTCCACCGGGGCCACGAGCGGTTCCGCATCGGCAGCGCCTGCCCGGACGAGATCAGCTGCGAGTTCGTGCCGGGGACCGGGGCCCGCGCCGGGGCCTCCGCGTCCCGGGGGCCGCCACCGGGGCCCGTCCGCATCCACTGCAACATCACG GAGGCTTACCCAGCCGTTCCCCCGATCTGGTCGGTGGAGTCGGACGACCCCAACCTGGCAGCCATCCTGGAGCGGCTGGCGGACGTCAGGAAGGGGAACACGCTG ctTCTGCAGCACCTGAAGCGAATAATCTCCGACCTGTGCAAACTCTACAACCTCCCCCAACACCCCGACGTGGAGATGCTGGACCAGCCTCTGCCGGCCGAACAG aACACGCAGGAGGAGGTGTCCTCGGAGGAGGAAGACGAGGAGATGCCGGAG gacaccgAGGACCTGGATCACTATGAGATGAAAGAGGAGGAGCCGGCGGATGGGAAGAAGACGGAGGACGAAGGCATCGGCAAGGAGAACCTGGCCATCTTAGAGAAGATCAAAAAGAACCAGAGGCAAGATTACTTAAAT GGCGCAGTGTCTGGGTCTGTGCAGGCCACCGACCGGCTGATGAAGGAGCTCAGGGATATTTACCGCTCGCCAAGTTTCAAGGGGG GATACTATGCAGTGGAATTGGTGAACGACAGCCTGTACGATTGGAACGTCAAACTCCTCAA GGTTGACGAGGACAGCGCTTTGCACAACGATCTCCAGATCctcaaagagaaagaaggaacggATTTCATCCTCCTCAACTTCTCCTTTAAG GACAACTTCCCCTTCGACCCGCCCTTCGTGAGGGTCGTGTCCCCGGTGCTCTCGGGGGG GTACGTCCTGGGCGGCGGAGCCATCTGCATGGAGCTGCTCACCAAACAG GGCTGGAGCAGCGCCTACTCCATCGAGTCGGTGATCATGCAGATCAGCGCGACGCTGGTCAAGGGCAAAGCGCGAGTCCAGTTCGGAGCCAACAAG AACCAGTACAGCCTGACCAGAGCGCAACAGTCGTACAAATCCCTGGTGCAGATCCACGAGAAGAACG GCTGGTACACGCCGCCCAAGGAGGACGGTTGA
- the IL6R gene encoding interleukin-6 receptor subunit alpha, which translates to MARPLLLLLLLTFLLLAAAAPQRPCGPAGLSRNTVLGRPGANVTLTCQDEGPANVTVTWRREERGPAARGGHGRQLPEGNALLLRRLRYDDSGRYVCSGGGRPLRSLQLLVEEPPEPPRVSCYRRSHDKDVLCEWPLRAPPSPGTRAMLWVKRRFSAEEAAGQRCRYFARARKFVCRVKVPPGAEDTKPLVVSTCVTNGAGGAAGEDRIITLSGVLKPDPPVNVTVAPLEMSPQRLRVTWSYPPSWDPQFYWLRFQIRYRPEPARTFTEVEQGTQTWLDIRDAWRGTRHLVQVRAQEEFGHGTWSEWSREASGTPWTDPGDITSEMGPFSSQFPTEDGTYWVTLPPELFGRDGGAAVEAGDSAEAPYAVLAAGGTLGIAIALLVAIVVRYRQMWGRGDPKAEGEGQHVLVPLGPPGAPPLSDTPLLPPPAPPALHVTNLDYFFSRE; encoded by the exons ATGGCGCGGCCtcttctgctcctcctcctcctcaccttcctcctcctcgccgccgccgctccccagCGGCCCTGCGGCCCCGCGG gGCTCTCACGGAACACGGTGCTGGGCCGCCCGGGAGCCAACGTCACCTTGACCTGCCAGGACGAGGGACCGGCCAACGTCACCGTCACCTGGCGGCGGGAGGAGCGGGggccggcggcgcggggggggcaCGGCCGGCAGCTCCCGGAGGGCAACGCGCTGCTCCTGCGGCGCCTGCGCTACGACGACTCGGGGCGATACGTTTGCTCCGGGGGGGGCCGCCCGCTGCgctccctgcagctcctggtgGAAG AGCCCCCCGAACCCCCCCGCGTGTCCTGCTACCGCCGGAGCCACGACAAGGACGTGCTGTGCGAGTGGCCGCTGCGGGCGCCGCCGTCGCCGGGGACGCGGGCGATGCTGTGGGTGAAGCGCAG GTTCTCGGCCGAGGAGGCCGCGGGGCAGCGGTGCCGCTACTTTGCCAGGGCGCGCAAGTTCGTGTGCCGGGTGAAGGTGCCGCCCGGCGCCGAGGACACCAAACCGCTCGTGGTGTCCACGTGTGTCACCAACGGCGCCGGTGGCGCGGCCGGCGAGGACAGGATCATCACGCTCAGCGGCGTCC TGAAGCCTGACCCCCCCGTCAACGTGACGGTGGCGCCGCTGGAGATGTCACCGCAGCGGCTGCGCGTCACCTGGTCCTACCccccctcctgggacccccagtTCTACTGGCTCCGCTTCCAAATCCGCTACCGCCCCGAGCCTGCCCGGACCTTCACGGAG GTGGAGCAGGGCACCCAGACGTGGCTGGACATCCGCGACGCGTGGCGGGGGACGCGGCACCTGGTGCAGGTGCGGGCGCAGGAGGAGTTCGGGCACGGCACCTGGAGCGAGTGGAGCCGGGAGGCGTCGGGCACCCCCTGGACCG ACCCCGGGGACATCACTTCGGAAATGGGACCCTTCAGCTCGCAG TTCCCCACGGAGGATGGAACGTACTGGGTGACGCTGCCCCCCGAGCTCTTCGGGCGAGACGGTG GGGCCGCCGTGGAGGCCGGGGACAGCGCGGAGGCGCCGTACGCGGTGCTGGCGGCCGGGGGCACCCTGGGCATCGCCATCGCCCTCCTGGTGGCCATCGTGGTGAG GTACCGGCAGATGTGGggccggggggaccccaaagcgGAGGGTGAGGGGCAGCACGTGCTGGTGCCCCTgggcccccccggcgcccccccgCTCAGTGAcacccccctgctgcccccccccgcgcccccggcTCTGCACGTCACCAACTTGGACTATTTCTTCTCCAGGGAGTAA
- the UBE2Q1 gene encoding ubiquitin-conjugating enzyme E2 Q1 isoform X2 produces MQRAGPEEAAGSQAAAGGGGGGGGGRSGAEAAVAAAAPLPPLPAPSGRLLKRELRLLESIFHRGHERFRIGSACPDEISCEFVPGTGARAGASASRGPPPGPVRIHCNITEAYPAVPPIWSVESDDPNLAAILERLADVRKGNTLLLQHLKRIISDLCKLYNLPQHPDVEMLDQPLPAEQNTQEEVSSEEEDEEMPEDTEDLDHYEMKEEEPADGKKTEDEGIGKENLAILEKIKKNQRQDYLNGAVSGSVQATDRLMKELRDIYRSPSFKGGYYAVELVNDSLYDWNVKLLKVDEDSALHNDLQILKEKEGTDFILLNFSFKDNFPFDPPFVRVVSPVLSGGSRSGAWGRLCLSLL; encoded by the exons ATGCAGCGGGCGGGgccggaggaggcggcggggtcgcaggcggcggcggggggaggaggcggaggaggcggcgggcggaGTGGGGCcgaggcggcggtggcggcggccgcCCCtctcccgccgctccccgccccgagCGGGCGGCTCCTGAAGCGGGAGCTGCGGCTGCTCGAGTCCATTTTCCACCGGGGCCACGAGCGGTTCCGCATCGGCAGCGCCTGCCCGGACGAGATCAGCTGCGAGTTCGTGCCGGGGACCGGGGCCCGCGCCGGGGCCTCCGCGTCCCGGGGGCCGCCACCGGGGCCCGTCCGCATCCACTGCAACATCACG GAGGCTTACCCAGCCGTTCCCCCGATCTGGTCGGTGGAGTCGGACGACCCCAACCTGGCAGCCATCCTGGAGCGGCTGGCGGACGTCAGGAAGGGGAACACGCTG ctTCTGCAGCACCTGAAGCGAATAATCTCCGACCTGTGCAAACTCTACAACCTCCCCCAACACCCCGACGTGGAGATGCTGGACCAGCCTCTGCCGGCCGAACAG aACACGCAGGAGGAGGTGTCCTCGGAGGAGGAAGACGAGGAGATGCCGGAG gacaccgAGGACCTGGATCACTATGAGATGAAAGAGGAGGAGCCGGCGGATGGGAAGAAGACGGAGGACGAAGGCATCGGCAAGGAGAACCTGGCCATCTTAGAGAAGATCAAAAAGAACCAGAGGCAAGATTACTTAAAT GGCGCAGTGTCTGGGTCTGTGCAGGCCACCGACCGGCTGATGAAGGAGCTCAGGGATATTTACCGCTCGCCAAGTTTCAAGGGGG GATACTATGCAGTGGAATTGGTGAACGACAGCCTGTACGATTGGAACGTCAAACTCCTCAA GGTTGACGAGGACAGCGCTTTGCACAACGATCTCCAGATCctcaaagagaaagaaggaacggATTTCATCCTCCTCAACTTCTCCTTTAAG GACAACTTCCCCTTCGACCCGCCCTTCGTGAGGGTCGTGTCCCCGGTGCTCTCGGGGGG AAGCCGGAGCGGCGCATGGGGGAGGTTGTGTCTGTCCCTACTGTAA
- the SHE gene encoding SH2 domain-containing adapter protein E: MAAKWFKEFPSNLKTVSERARPGGGNLAKSRKNSAVELGGCRAGPGGAKEGGGRLSRDNLQGLLQAATGKMRKNSRAEGAAEGPPKTCGTYINRLIKVEAHEKNGKGHPGPPPAALTPPEQDKGKSAKAETVIILEDYADPYDAKRTKGQRDAERLGENDGYMEPYDAQQMITEIRRRGSKDPLVKAILLLDEPADKAELAKRPGGKEAAGKGPQLYDTPYEPGDGGAGAAPERWARAGDGRRPEDDERPAGEYEQPWEWKKEQIVKALSVQFEGSERPKEEAPRQHLRQKSWTPKALKAAGAELGEGERVDPALALEKQPWYHGAITRAEAESRLQPCREAGYLVRASETGSGKYSIALKTSQGCVHIIVAQTKDHKYTLNQASGGFASVPEVVHHYSTAKLPFKGAEHMALLHPVHCKLH, translated from the exons ATGGCGGCCAAATGGTTCAAGGAGTTTCCCTCCAACCTGAAGACGGTTTCGGAGCGAGCGCGGCCGGGGGGGGGGAACCTGGCCAAGAGCCGCAAGAATTCGGCCGTGGAGCTGGGGGGCTGCCGGGCCGGCCCGGGGGGCGCTAAGGAAGGGGGGGGCCGCTTGTCCAGGGACAACCTGCAGGGTTTGCTCCAGGCCGCCACCGGCAAGATGCGCAAGAACTCGCGAGCCGAGGGGGCGGCCGAGGGCCCCCCCAAAACCTGCGGCACCTACATCAACCGCCTCATCAAGGTGGAGGCGCACGAGAAGAACGGGAAGGGGCacccgggccccccgcccgccgcgctgACCCCCCCCGAGCAGGACAAGGGGAAGAGCGCCAAGGCCGAGACG gtCATCATCCTGGAGGATTACGCCGACCCCTACGACGCCAAGCGCACCAAGGGCCAGCGCGACGCCGAGCGCCTGGGCGAGAACGACGGCTACATGGAGCCCTACGACGCGCAGCAGATGATCACGG AAATCCGGCGGCGCGGCTCCAAGGACCCGCTGGTGAAAGCCATCCTGCTGCTGGACGAGCCCGCGGACAAGGCGGAGCTGGCCAAGCGGCCCGGGGGCAAGGAGGCGGCGGGGAAGGGGCCGCAGCTGTACGACACCCCCTACGAGCCCGGGGacgggggggccggggcggcccCGGAGCGCTGGGCCCGCGCGGGGGACGGGCGGCGCCCCGAGGACGACGAGCGCCCCGCGGGGGAGTACGAGCAGCCCTGGGAGTGGAAGAAGGAGCAGATCGTCAAGGCACTGTCGG TCCAGTTCGAGGGCTCGGAGCGGCCCAAGGAGGAGGCGCCGCGGCAGCACCTGCGCCAGAAGAGCTGGACGCCCAAGGCGCTGAAGGCGGCGGGCGCGGAGCTCGGCGAGGGCGAGCGCGTGGACCCGGCCCTGGCGCTGGAGAAGCAGCC CTGGTACCACGGGGCCATCACGCGCGCCGAGGCCGAGAGCCGGCTGCAGCCGTGCCGCGAGGCCGGGTACCTGGTGCGCGCCAGCGAGACCGGCAGCGGCAAGTACTCCATCGCACTCAA gaccAGCCAGGGCTGCGTGCACATCATCGTGGCGCAGACCAAGGACCACAAGTACACGCTGAACCAGGCCAGCGGCGGCTTCGCCAGCGTCCCCGAGGTCGTGCACCATTACTCCACCGCCAAGCTGCCCTTCAAGGGCGCCGAGCACATGGCGCTGCTGCACCCCGTGCACTGCAAACTGCATTAG